In a genomic window of Zingiber officinale cultivar Zhangliang chromosome 9B, Zo_v1.1, whole genome shotgun sequence:
- the LOC122023808 gene encoding myosin-1-like, translated as MASVRMASPRTREPKKPTRLERTKVKPRPPALLQSVKSLPLDYRFTGGSPSSAESKKGEPRFGSLNEKEKKEKATGEVKVEEESPHSSKSSSREHRPPGEAKDLDDAKGNVESPYSSTTTSREQRTSAGDEREVRTSSSATSKITAISLSRSDSNWEDTSSYVAKKKLQAWCQLSNGDWVLGTIISSSGSESVISLPDGEVLRLNTESLLPSNPEILDGVDDLMQLSYLHEPSVLYNLQFRYSKDMIYTRAGPVLVAINPFKKVHLYGNEFIEAYRNKSVNSPHVYAIADNAIREMIRDEVNQSIIISGESGAGKTETAKIAMQYLAALGGGSGIEYEILQTNPILEAFGNARTLRNDNSSRFGKLIEIHFSVTGKISGASIQTFLLEKSRVVQCAVGERSYHIFYYLCAGAPKSLKAKLNMRKVDEYKYLKQSNHYTIAGVDDTEMFHLVTKAMEVVHISKENQESVFAMLAAVLWLGNISFTVIDNENHVEVVADEAAQTVAKLIGCTISALKLSLSTHKMKVGNDNIVQKLTLSQAIDTRDALAKSIYASLFGWLVEQINKSLGIGKRRTGRSISILDIYGFESFDKNSFEQFCINYANERLQQHFNRHLFKLEQEEYVQDGIDWAKVDFEDNQDCLNLFEKKPLGLLSLLDEESTFPNGTDLTFANKLKQHLNSRPCFRGERGKSFTVQHYAGEVVYDTTGFLEKNRDLLHMDSIQLLASCTCPLPRDFASKMLSQSENIACNPFRSGVADSQKLSVASKFKGQLFQLMQRLGNTTPHFIRCIKPNNSQNPEKYEQGLVLQQLRCCGVLEVVRISRSGYPTRMSHQKFAKRYGFLLLESIASQDPLSVSVAILKQFNIHPEMYQVGYTKLFFRTGQIGVLEETRNRTLHGILRVQSCFRGHQARCYARELKKGILTLQSFIRGEKTRRIYFGLLERHRAAIVLQRNIKSRAARKNFVSVRSASIVIQSVIRGWLVRRCSGDIALLNARKPSGDKKGGETEQVIVKASVLAELQRRVLKSEAALRDKEEENDILHQRLQQYENRWSEYEQKMKSMEEIWQKQMVSLQSSLSVAKKSLAIDDTARNSDASVDQSWGSADNTRSRGREENGTPRSVSRTLDRDMSASLSVINRLAEEFDQRTQVFADDAKFLVEVKSGQSEASLNPDKELRRLKQNFELWKKDFSTRLRETKVIINKLGTDDAGSDKGKRKWWVRLNSSRIL; from the exons ATGGCGTCTGTGAGAATGGCGTCGCCCAGGACGCGGGAGCCGAAGAAGCCGACCCGGTTGGAGCGGACGAAGGTGAAGCCCCGCCCGCCGGCCCTGCTGCAGTCCGTGAAATCGTTGCCGCTGGATTACAGGTTCACCGGCGGGTCGCCTTCGTCTGCCGAGAGCAAAAAGGGCGAACCTAGATTCGGCAGTCTGAATgaaaaggagaagaaagagaaggcTACGGGGGAAGTAAAGGTGGAGGAGGAATCGCCGCACAGTTCCAAATCCAGTTCGCGAGAGCATAGACCTCCAGGAGAAGCTAAGGATCTCGATGATGCGAAAGGGAACGTGGAATCACCATACAGCTCAACGACAACTTCTCGTGAGCAGAGAACTTCAGCAGGAGATGAAAGAGAAGTTAGGACGTCGAGTTCAGCAACTTCTAAAATCACGGCGATCTCCTTATCGAGGTCTGATTCGAACTGGGAAGACACAAGTTCTTACGTCGCGAAAAAG AAACTTCAAGCATGGTGCCAACTTTCAAATGGTGATTGGGTATTAGGAacaataatatcatcttctggaTCAGAGTCTGTAATATCTCTTCCTGATGGTGAA gtTTTAAGGCTCAACACTGAAAGTTTGTTACCTTCAAATCCTGAAATTCTTGATGGTGTTGATGATCTCATGCAACTTAGTTATCTACATGAACCATCAGTGCTGTACAATCTACAATTTAGGTATTCCAAAGATATGATATAT ACTAGAGCAGGACCAGTTTTAGTTGCTATCAATCCATTCAAAAAAGTTCATCTTTATGGAAACGAGTTCATTGAAGCATACAGGAATAAATCTGTAAACAGCCCTCATGTTTATGCAATAGCTGATAATGCTATCCGTGAAATGATACGAG ATGAAGTCAATCAATCAATTATTATAAG TGGTGAAAGTGGAGCTGGGAAGACTGAAACTGCAAAAATAGCAATGCAATATTTGGCTGCTCTCGGTGGAGGTAGCGGCATCGAATATGAAATTCTACAGACAAATCCTATACTTGAAGCCTTTGGGAATGCAAGAACATTAAGAAATGACAATTCCAGTCGCTTT GGAAAACTGATTGAAATTCATTTTAGTGTGACTGGAAAAATATCTGGTGCCTCAATTCAAACAT TTTTACTTGAGAAG TCAAGAGTGGTACAATGCGCAGTTGGTGAGCGATCATACCATATATTTTATTATCTATGCGCTGGTGCTCCCAAATCTCTAAAAG CAAAACTGAATATGAGGAAAGTGGATGAGTATAAATATTTGAAGCAGAGCAATCATTATACCATTGCTGGGGTTGATGATACTGAAATGTTCCATCTTGTTACG AAAGCTATGGAGGTTGTCCATATCAGCAAAGAAAATCAAGAGAGCGTATTTGCTATGCTTGCTGCAGTGTTATGGTTGGGTAACATCTCTTTTACAGTGATTGATAATGAAAATCATGTTGAAGTTGTTGCAGATGAAG CTGCACAAACTGTTGCTAAGCTGATCGGGTGCACTATCTCTGCACtcaagttatccctgtcaacacacaAGATGAAGGTTGGCAATGATAACATTGTACAGAAACTTACACTTTCTCAG GCAATTGATACAAGAGATGCCTTGGCAAAATCCATATATGCAAGTTTGTTTGGGTGGCTTGTTGAGCAGATTAATAAATCCCTTGGAATAGGGAAACGTCGCACTGGTAGATCCATCAGCATTCTTGATATCTATGGATTTGAATCTTTCGAT aAGAATAGTTTTGAACAATTTTGCATCAACTATGCTAATGAAAGGTTGCAGCAACATTTTAATCGTCACTTGTTCAAGTTGGAACAAGAG GAATACGTTCAAGATGGCATAGATTGGGCAAAAGTCGACTTTGAGGATAATCAGGATTGTTTAAATCTTTTCGAGAAA AAACCACTAGGATTATTGTCTCTCTTGGATGAGGAATCCACTTTTCCAAATGGAACTGATCTTACATTTGCAAATAAACTGAAGCAGCACCTGAATTCTCGCCCTTGCTTCAGAGGAGAAAGGGGCAAATCTTTCACAGTACAACATTATGCAGGGGAG GTTGTTTATGATACAACTGGGTTTTTGGAGAAGAACAGAGATTTACTTCACATGGATTCCATTCAGCTCCTTGCTTCTTGTACCTGCCCTCTTCCTCGAGATTTTGCATCAAAGATGTTGTCTCAATCTGAAAATATAGCATGTAATCCATTTAGATCAGGCGTTGCTGATTCCCAGAAATTGAGTGTTGCTTCAAAGTTTAAG GGGCAACTTTTTCAACTGATGCAAAGACTTGGGAATACAACGCCTCATTTCATACGCTGCATTAAACCAAACAACTCACAAAATCCAGAAAAATATGAACAAGGACTTGTTCTGCAGCAGCTTAGGTGCTGTGGCGTTCTAGAAGTTGTTCGTATCTCAAGATCTGGTTATCCTACCAGAATGTCTCACCAAAAGTTTGCCAAAAG GTAtggttttcttcttcttgagagcaTTGCATCTCAAGATCCTTTAAGTGTCTCAGTGGCAATACTTAAACAGTTCAACATTCATCCGGAGATGTATCAAGTTGGTTATACTAAGTTGTTTTTCCGAACGGGACAG attggcgttcttgaagaaacaagaaacCGAACTTTACATGGAATTTTAAGAGTGCAAAGCTGTTTTAGAGGCCATCAAGCTCGTTGCTATGCTAGAGAGCTCAAAAAGGGAATTCTTACGTTGCAATCAT TTATTCGAGGTGAGAAGACAAGGCGAATATACTTTGGTTTGCTTGAAAGGCACAGAGCTGCAATAGTATTGCAGAGGAATATAAAATCACGAGCTGCTCGCAAAAACTTTGTTAGTGTCCGTAGCGCTTCAATAGTTATCCAATCTG TTATTCGAGGCTGGCTTGTTAGGAGATGTTCTGGTGATATTGCATTACTCAATGCAAGAAAACCTTCTGGGGATAAAAAG GGAGGAGAAACGGAACAGGTCATCGTGAAGGCGTCCGTTCTGGCAGAACTACAAAGAAGGGTTCTTAAATCTGAGGCCGCACTGAgagataaagaagaagaaaatgacaTACTCCACCAACGGCTACAACAATACGAGAACCGATGGTCGGAGTATGAGCAGAAGATGAAATCCATGGAAGAAATATGGCAGAAGCAAATGGTATCCTTGCAGTCCAGCCTCTCGGTTGCAAAGAAAAGTCTTGCCATTGATGATACTGCGCGGAATTCTGATGCCTCTGTGGACCAAAGTTGGGGCAGCGCAGACAACACCAGGTCCAGAGGCCGGGAGGAGAATGGAACACCACGGTCGGTCTCCCGAACGCTTGACAGAGACATGAGTGCCAGCTTGAGTGTCATCAATCGCCTCGCAGAGGAATTTGATCAGCGGACACAGGTGTTTGCGGACGACGCAAAGTTCTTGGTGGAGGTCAAGTCTGGTCAATCAGAGGCTAGCCTGAACCCCGATAAGGAGTTAAGGAGGCTAAAACAAAACTTCGAGCTGTGGAAAAAGGACTTCAGCACGCGTTTGCGCGAGACAAAGGTGATTATAAACAAGCTTGGGACCGACGATGCTGGTTCCGACAAGGGGAAGAGGAAATGGTGGGTGAGGTTGAATAGTTCTAGGATACTATGA